Genomic DNA from Nonomuraea rubra:
CGCCGGCACGTGCCCGCATCGGCCGAGCACGTGCAGACGGACATCGGCCAGGTGTTCGAGCAGGGGCAGGGCTGCCGTCCCGAGCGGGGTGACCCGGTCCTCGGCGCCGTGGACGAGCAGCACGGGCGCGCGGATCCCTGCCAGCGTCTGCGCCGAGAGGGCGAGGTCGTCGGCCCAGCGTGCCCGAGGTGGCGGGAACAACGACGCGAACGCGGCCGCCCCCGCTCGCATCGCGGCCGCGCGGGCGGCGACGGCCGGCTCGGTCACGAGCGCCTGGTCGAGGACGAGGCGACTCAACATGTCCCGTGCCCCGAGCGGGCCGGCGGGAGCGGCCCAGATCGCGTCGAGCTCGGCGGACAGCGGCGCGCCGGGGGCGCCCATCGTCGAGACCGCCACGACGCGGGTGACCTGCTGGGGACGCGAGGCCGCCAACGCCAGCGCCACGGCACCACCCATGGAGTGGCCCACCACGGCGTAGTGCTCGGCACCGAGAGCATCCATCAGGCCCGCGGCCTGCTCCGTCCACAGCCGGAGCCCACCCCTGGAGCCCGCCGGGATCGGTGTACGGCCGAACCCCGCCTGGTCAGGAGCCACCAGATGCCAGGACGCGCCCAGCGCCTGCGCCGTCGTCGCCCAGGCTCCGGATCCGGTCGTACCGGGTCCGGAGCCGTGCAGCATCAGCACCGCGGGCCCGGTGCCGCTCTCCAGGACGTGGACGGGGGACCCGTCGACTGTGACGGTCCGAAGCGCCGTCACCGGGACAGGCCAGGTGTGCTCATGCCGATGCGGAGCTGATGGACTTCGAGAAGACCTCCATCATCGCCCTGCCGAATTGCGGCATGTCAGGCCACCCCCGGCAGGAGACGAGGTTGCCGTCCACGACGTCGGGAGCGTCGATGACCGTCGCGCCCGCGTTCTCCATGTCACCGGTGATGGGCGGGAAGCACGCCGTCTTTCGCCCCTTCAGCAGCCCGTACACAGCCGGCACCTGCGCACCGTGGCACACCAGCGCGATCGGGAGATTGCGCGCGAAGAAGTGCTCGGTGATGCGCCTGACGTCGGCGTCGACCCGGATCCACTCGGGGGCACGTCCCCCAGGGATGATGAGGGCGTCGTAGCGCTCGACCTCGACCTCGGCCCAGGGCACGTCGACCGGCAGCTTCCGGCCGTTCTTCTCCACATAGGCGTCGGAGTTGGGGTCGAACTCGTGGATGACCAGCTGAACGTCACGCATCGTCCGCGACGAGACGTCAACGTCCCAGCCGCCCTCCTGCACGCGATAGTAGGGATACATGGTGTCGAGCTCCTCGGCGGCGTCGCCGGTCAGGAGCAGCGCTCTGGGCACCTGCTTCTCCTCGCATCTGGGGCGGGTGCGGTGGATCCGATCCGATCCGATCGGATCCGGTTGGGTTAGCATTCCTCGCCTCGGCCCGCCCGTCAAGCCTCCATCCCGTCCGCGTCCTTGACCTCGTCGAACAATCGCCGGAACCGCTCGCCGGACAGCAGGATGTGCCGGCGCATGGCGTAGGCGGCGGCGTCGGGGTCACGCGCGGCGATCGCGGCCAGGACTTCCTCGTGCTCGGCCATGGCCAGGTGAGTGACCTGGGTGTCATGGAGAAGCCGGAACAGGTGCACGTGCGTGTGCAGGCGGGCGAGCGCTTCGCGGATGACCTGGTTCTCCGCGCTCAGGGCGATGAGATCGTGAAAGGCGGCGTCGCGCAGCCCGAAGGCGCCGTAGGCCATGAGCCCGTCGCCCCCCTCCAGCTCCGCCATCTCCTCCAGCATGCGTCGCAGACCGGCCACCTGCTCCAACGTTGCGCGTTCGGCGGATCTGCGCGCCGCCGCCGGCTCGAGGAGCAGGCGCACCTCGAGCATGTCCTCGAATCGGTGACGGGTGATCTGAGGGGGAATGCGATAGCCGGCATGGGGCACACGCACGACCAGGCCCTCGGCCTCCATACGGTTGAGAGCGTCCCGGATCGGCGTCTGCGAGACCCCCAGCTCTCGCGCCAGGACGTCGATCGTGACGCGGGAGCCAGGCTCGATCCGTAGCGACATCATCTGTCCGAGCAGCGTGTCGTACACCTCGTCGGCAAGCCGGCCGCGAGATCTTCCCGGCGGCGTTCCGCCTGTCATGGCCCCACGGCGCTGCGCGATCATCGCTTCGTCGTCCATCGTGACGTGAGGTCCTTTCTTGCGTCTTCGGGAGCCTGTTGACATCGGTCGCAACGCTGCGGGATGTTGACGCTCACACCCGGATCGTATAGGAAAGGTGGCGGATGCCAGCCATCCTTCACCAATCGGGGAACCGTCCGCCATCGCTCCGCTTCGTTCAGTTGGGCTCCCATGAGCATGCTCGACGTCCTCTTCGGTTCGCCACCGGGCCGCACCGGGACCGAACGACTTCCCGACTGCTTGAAGCCCCATCACGTCGCGGCGTACTCGTGACGCCGGTCTGCGGGTCAGCCCCTGCGGACAGCCGGCAACACGCCTGAACAACCCAGCAACCGCTCGGCGAAGCACGCAGCAAGGCTCCAGAAGTCCCCACCCAGAAAGCAGGCTAGAAGATGCGGTATCCACAGCGAACAGGACGATTGTCCGTTCCCGGTCGAAAGGTGCGGCTGGCGACGGTGGCCATGTTAGTGGCCACGACCGTGGCGGCTTGCGGCGGCCAGGACGGCAGCGCCCCCAAGGCACCGGCGACCATCCCGGAGCTCACCAAGGATCCGCTGACCCTCAGCTTCATCTGGTTCGACTGGCCCCCCGCCCACGCGCTGGAAGCCTTCGCGAACGCCGAGTACACCAAGGAGCGGTCGAACGTGACCATCAAGGTCAAGACCGTGCCGAACGCGAACTGGCACGACGCGATGTTCACCCAGTTCGCCGCGCGCAAGACCGACTTCGACATCCCGATCCTGGACTCGCAACACATCGGTGAGGCCGTGACGAACGGCAACATCCTCGACATCACCGACTTCGTCAAGAAGAACATCGACGTCAAGGCCTACAACCCGTACCTCCTGGCGGCCTACGGCCAGTTCCCCCAGGCGGAGACCGGGAAGCGCGACGAGAATGCCAGCCTGTACGGACTGCCGCTGCTCGGCGACACCTGGACGATGATCTACCGCAAGGACCTGATCGGCGACAAGCCACCGCAGACCTGGGACGAGATGATCTCAGTCGCCGAGAAGTGCCAGGCGGACCACCCTGCCGTCAGCGGGCTGGCCTTCCACCAGGCCAACGGCTCCGACGCCGCGGCCGTGACCTACAACACGGTCAACGGCGTCTACGGCGGCAACCTCTGGGACCCCAAGACGCGCAAGATCGACGGCGTCCTCAACGACACTGCAGGCCAGGAGGCGATGGACGTCCTGGTCAACAAGATGAAGCCGCTGACCGCCAAGGGCTCCGGCAACTGGTTCATCGACGAGGTGAACGCGGCGGTGGCCCAGGGCAAGGCCTGCATCGCGTTCAACTGGATCGCCGCGAGCGGCGGCCTGCTCGACCCGAAGCAGTCGACGCTCGGCACCACGCGGGAGCAGATTCTCGACAAGCTGGGCTTTGCCACCCTGCCGAGCCAGAAGACGAACCTGGTGCCTCTCGGCGGCATGGGGATGCACGTGTCGGCCTACTCCCCCACGGCGAACCAGGCCGAGGCCCTGAACTTCATGAAGTGGTTCGAGCAGGCCGACATCCAGAAGAAGTGGGCCGCGGCCGGTGGCGTGCCGTCACGTACGGACGCCCTGGAGTCGCCCGAGTTCCTCAATGCCCAGCCGTTCAACCAGGTGTACACCGACTCGGTTCCGCGGATGCGGGACATGTGGAACGTGCCCGAGTACGCGCGCCTCGTCGACATCGAGAACACCAACGTGAACGCGGCTCTCAACGGCGCGAAGACGCCGAAGGACGCGCTCGACGACATCGCCAAGGAGCAGCAGGGCGTGCTCAACGCCAGCAGCCGCAAGGGCGGCGGCGGACTGTGAGTGACTCCGCCCCTCTGACGACCGGCCACCCCGGGCAGGTGGCGTCCGCGACGCCGCCTGCGCCGGCTCGGTCCCGCCGCCTGAGCGACCGCGGGCTCGCCGTGGCCTTCACCTCCCCGGCGCTGCTGCTGTTGCTCACCATGTCGGTGTTCCCGTTGCTGTGGGCGTTGTACCTGTCCTTCACCGACTACTCGGCCACTCGCGGGGGGCCCGCCCAGTTCCTCTGGTTCGAGAACTACACCGCCATCCTGACGTCGCCGCAGGTCCACCAGAGGGCCCTGACGACGTTGATCTACGTGTTCGGCGCGGTCGCCCTGCAGACCGTGCTCGGTTTCGCCATCGCCTACCTGATCTCACGGCGCACGCACGGGCGAGGACTGCTGACCACTCTGTTCCTGGTTCCGATGATGCTGTCGCCGGTCGTGGTCGGGCTGTTCTGGCGATTCATGCTCGACGCGCAGTTCGGCGTGATCAACAGCATGCTCGGCTCGCTCGGCCTGGGGCAGGTGGAGTGGCTCACCCGGCAGCGAACGGCACTGATTTCCCTGATCCTGGTCGACACCTGGCAATGGACGCCGTTCATCATGCTCATCGCACTCGCGGGCCTTACCGCGGTTCCCAAGTACCTGTACGAGGCCGCCTCGATCGATCGGGCGTCCGAGTGGTTCCAGTTCCGCACCATCACCCTTCCGCTGGTGTGGCCGCTGCTCCTCATCGCCGTGTTGTTCAGGGCCATCGAGGCCTTCCGGCTGTTCGACCTCGTCTACATCCTCACCAGCGGAGGTCCGGGGGTCTCCACCGAGACGTTGTCGTTCCACGTCTACAAGGTCGCGTTCCTGGGCTTCAACACCGGAACCGCCTCGGCGTACGGGATCCTCATGATCCTCGTCGTCATCGTCCTGACGCAGCTCTACCTGCGCTACTTGAACAAGCTCAAGGAGGACTGATGGCCCTGTCCGTCGACGAGGCCGTGTCCACAGGTCCTGCCCGGGATCACACGCCTCCCGCGCGCCGCTTCGGCGGCCGGGGCCGCTCCGTGCTGGAGGTCGCGCTGCTGGCCGTGCTGGCCGTCGTGATGCTCTTTCCGGTGCTGTGGATGATCGAGACGTCCATCAAGGAGAACCGGGACGTCTACGCCATCCCGGCCAAGTTCTTCGACTTCAAGGTCACCATGGACCATTTCAGGGACGTGTTCGTCGCCTCCGGCGGCGGTCGTTCGACCTTGTCCGTCTCGTTCCTCAACTCCGTCGTGGTCGCCGGGGTCTCCACGGCGCTGGCCACCGTGCTGGGGGTCCCGGCGGCCTGGGCCTACTCGCGCTTCGCCGTGAAGGCGAAGAAGGACCAGCTGTTCTTCATCCTGTCCACCCGCTTCATGCCGCCCGTGGTGGTCGTGATCCCGATCTTCCTCATGTACCGCCAGGTCGGACTCATCGACACCAAGCTCGGCCTGATCCTCATCTACGCCGCGTTCAACGTCCCGTTCACGATCTGGATGATGAAGGGGTTCGTCGACGAGGTGCCCGCAGAGTACGAGGACGCCGCCATGCTCGACGGCTACACCCGCTTGCAGGCGTTCTGGCGGTTCACCCTTCCCCTGCTCCTGCCCGGCATCGCCGCGACGGCGGTCTTCGCACTCATCTTCTCGTGGAACGAGTTCGTGTTCGCCATTTTCCTCACCTCCAGCGACGACGTGCGCACGGCCCCACCTGCCATCGCCGGCCTCATCGGCGGAACCACTGTGGACTGGGGTCTCGTGGCCGCCGCCTCCGTGGTGTTCGCCCTGCCGGTGCTCGTCTTCGCCTACCTGGTGCGCAAGCACCTCGTCGCCGGTGTGACGCTCGGGGCGGTGCGACGCTGATGGCGGGCATCGAGGTGACCGCCCTGCACAAGCGCTACCCGGACGGGACGGTCGCAGTGGATCAGGTGGACCTGTCCATCGGCGACGGCGAGCTGTTCGTGATGCTCGGCCCTTCGGGTTGCGGCAAGACGACCACGCTGCGGGCCATTGCCGGCCTGGAGAGGCAGACGACGGGCGACATCCGCATCGGCGACACGCTGGTCAACGACCTGCCGCCCGCCGAGCGCGACATCGCCATGGTGTTCCAGTTCTACGCTCTCTACCCGCATCTGAGAACGCGCGACAACCTGGCGTTCCCCCTGCGGGCCGAGGGACTGCCCAAGGCGGAGGTGCGCGAGCGGGTCGAGGAGGCCGCGCGGCTGATGCGGCTCGGCCCGCTCCTGGACCGGCGACCGCGCCGGCTGTCCGGCGGGGAGCAGCAGCGCGTCGCGCTCGCTCGCGCCCTGGTGCGACGACCGCGCGCCTTCCTCATGGACGAACCTCTCACCAATCTGGACGCGGAGCTGAGGGCGGACATGCGCACGGAGATCAAACACCTGCAGGGGGAAGTGGGGACGACGATGGTCTACGTCACCCACGACCAGGTCGAGGCGATGTCGCTCGGTCACAGGATCGCCATCCTCAACAAGGGCCGCGTCGAGCAGATCGGCACGCCGCTGGAGGTCTACGACCGTCCGGCGAGTCTTTTCTGCGCCGCGTTCATCGGCTCCCCGCCGATGAACCTGATCGAGGTGGAGGTGGCCGACGGGAAGCTGCGCGGTCAGGGCGGACTGGCCCTCACGCCACCGCCTGGCCTGCCGCGCGACCGCCGCCTGGTCGCAGGCGTCCGGCCGGAGGCGCTGGAAGTCACAGAACCAGAGGCGGAAGGTTCGGTCCCGGCCCGCGTGGTCTCGGCGGAGTGGCTGGGCGACGAGATCATCTACGTGGTCGACCACGGCGGCCGGCGCGACGTACGGGTCCGGATGCCACCGACTGTCCGTTTCGCCGCTGACGCACCGGTCGGGCTGCGGCACACCGGCGGGACCCCGGCGGTCTACGACGTGAGCACGGAAGAACTGGTGGCCTGATGGGAACCGTGGCAGTGCACGGGCTGCGCAAGTCCTTCGGCAAAGTCCAGGCCCTGGACGGGGTGACGCTGGACGTACCGGACGGATCGTTCTTCGTCGTGCTCGGACCCTCCGGGGCAGGCAAGACGACGACCCTGCGAGCGATCGCCGGCCTTGAGAAGCTTGACGCCGGGTCGGTGCATCTGGACGGGAGGGACGCGACCGGTGACGCCCCGGCCGCACGCGACCTGGCCATGGTCTTCCAGAACTACGCCCTCTACCCGCGACACACGGCGTACGAGAACATCGCTTCGCCGCTGCGGGCACGCCGCTGCGCTTCGAGCGAGATCGCCGCTGCCGTCGAGCAGATGGCGCGCCTGCTGCACATCGAACGTCTGCTGCAGCGCCGTCCGGCGCAGTTGTCGGGCGGTGAGATGCAGCGTGTCGCCCTGGCCCGGGCGCTGGTCCGTCGCCCACGCGCGTTCCTCATGGACGAGCCGCTGACGAACCTCGACCTCAAGCTCCGCGTCGAGATGCGCACCGAGCTCACCCGCATCCACCGGAGCCTCGGAGCAACCTTCGTCTACGTGACCAATGACCAGGTCGAGGCCCTGTCCATGGCCGACCAGGTCGCGGTGCTCAAGGAGGGGAAGGTGCAACAGGTCGGAACGCCGGCCGAGGTGTACGAGCGTCCGGCCAACCAGTGGGTCGCGGGATTCGTCGGGAGCCCGCCGATCAGCCTGCTCGCCTGCCACGCCGAGGGAGATCGCCTGGTCGGGGCGGAAGGCTGGACGCTGCCGCGGCCCCGCTGGACCACGGCTGAGGACGGCCGTCCGCTGCTGCTGGGCCTGCGCGCGGAGGACCTGTCGGTCGAGCGGCGTGGGGATGCGTCGTTGCCGGGTGAGCTCTACGGCCTTGAGCCGCTCGGTGACCGAACGGTGGTCGACGTCCGGGTGGGGACGCAGATCCTCAAGGTCAAGGCACGAACCACCGTTACCGGCACGCCGGGCGAGCGACTGCAGGTCACGGTCGACCTGGACCGCGCGCACCTGTTCGATGCGGGCACCGGGCTGGCGCTGTCCGAGACCGCGAGATGACCGCGCAGGGCGGCGACGTCAACCTGCGCCCGTACAGGAGGCGACGCAATGAGCGAACCGATGAACGTCCTGGCCCCCGAGCACCGGCGGCTCCGGATCGGCGATGCCTGGCGCGACGCCGCCGGCGGAGCCACCTTCGCCGTCGAGGACCCGGCCACCGGCAAGACCATCGCCGAGGTGGCGGACGCCGACGTCGTTGACGGGCTCGCCGCTCTGGACGCGGCGAGCAAGGCCATGGCGGAGTGGGCGGCGACCCCGCCGCGGAAACGGTCCGAGCTGTTGACCGCGACGTACCGGGCACTGACCGGGCGATCCGAGGAGGTCGCCCGGCTGATAACGCTCGAGATGGGCAAGCCGCTCGCGGAGGCCCGGGGAGAGGTGGCCTACGGCGCCGAGTTCTTCCGCTGGTTCGCCGAGGAGGCGGTGCGCGTCGAGGGGCGCTACAACACCGCTCCCGCTGGTGGATACCGCATCCTCACCGTGCCGAGGCCGGTCGGGCCGTGCGTCTTCGTGACGCCCTGGAACTTCCCGCTGGCCATGGGTGCCCGAAAGATCGCTCCCGCGCTGGCGGCGGGCTGCACGACGATCACCAAGCCGGCAGCCCAGACGCCACTCACCATGCTGTTCCTGGCCCGCATCATGGAGGAGGCCGGCGTTCCCCCGGGCGTCGTCAACGTCGTGACGACCACGCGTGCCGGCGAGGTGGTCTCAGCGCTGCTGGCCGACCGTCGGACCCGCAAGCTTTCGTTCACCGGGTCGACCGAGGTCGGGCGCGTGCTGCTCCGGCAGGCGGCGGACAACGTGCTGCGCACCTCCATGGAACTGGGCGGCAACGCGGCCCTGATCGTGTGTGCCGACGCGGACCTGGACGTCGCGCTCGACGGTGCCATGGTGGCCAAGATGCGCAACATCGGGGAGTCCTGCATCGCGGCCAACCGGATCTACGTCGAGGAGCCGGTGCGCGAGGAGTTCACGGCGCGCTTCGCCAAGCGGATGGGCGCGCTCTCGGTGGGCCATGGTCTCGACGACGGCGTGGACGTCGGGGCGTTGATCGACGAGGCCGCGGTCACCAAGCTCGACGAGCTCGTCGCCGACGCGGTCGATCGCGGAGCCCGGGTCCTGGTGGGCGGCGAGCGTCCGGATGGGCCGGGCCACTTCTACCCGCCCACGGTCCTCGTCGACGTGCCCGAAGACGCGCGGATGCTGGAGGAGGAGATCTTCGGCCCGGTGGCCCCGATCATCTCGTTCACGTCCGACGACGAGGTGATGGCGAAGGCCAACGACACCGAGCACGGCCTGGCCGGATACGTCTTCACCCGCGACCTCCAGCGGGCGCTCCGGTTCGCCGAGGGGCTGGAGACGGGGATGCTCGGCATCAACCGTGGCCTGATCTCGGACCCGTCAGCTCCGTTCGGAGGCGTGAAGCAGTCCGGGATCGGCAAGGAGGGGTCGCACGAGGGCATCCTTGAGTACCTCGACGTCACCTACGCGGCGATCGACCTACCGTGACCGGCCTGCTGCTCCGGATGTCCGCCGAGGATCAACGCGCCCTGTGCGCACATGACCCGACCGGCCCCCACCCGCGGGGCCGGCCCCGGGCCATGGCCGGCACGGATCCGCCGGCACCCGGGGACGCCGACTCCGCCGGTGCGCGCGCCTGCGCCACCCGGCAGCCGACCTCGCCGACGCCGTCCCGGTCTCGCAGGTGACCTGGACGTCCGCCAGCACATCACCGCCGACGTTCCAGAGAGGCACTGACATGCTTGAGACCGTCCGCGGACCACGCCAGCTGATAGTGGGCGAAGGGGTCGCGCAGAACATCCCACGAGTGGTGGCCGAGTGTGGCTCGCGAGTCCTCATCGTGACCGACCGGGTTCTTCTGGGGCAGCCGGGCGTGGCCGGGATCGTGGCCGCCGTGCGGGAGAAGGTCGAAGCCGTCGGGGTGTTCGCCGACGCGACTCCGGACGTGCCACTCACCGATGTCGCCCTGGCCGTCTCGGTCGCCGCAGAGGTGGGCGCCGACGTCATCCTCGCCATCGGGGGTGGCACGGTGATCGACCTCGCCAAGATCGTCGGCGTCATCCGGTGCCACGGTGGGACGCCGCGCGACTTCTACGGGGAGTCGAAGGTGCCGGGGCCGACGATGCCTCTGGTCGCGGTCCCGACGACGTCAGGCACCGGCTCCGAGCTCACGCCCGTCTCGGTGTTGACCGACCCGGACCGCGAGCTGAAGGTGGGGGTCTCCAGCGTGCACATCGTGCCCGACTTCGCCATCGTCGACCCCGAGCTCACCTACTCCTGCCCCGCGACCGTCACTGCCCACTCCGGCATCGACGCGTTCTGTCACGCGGTGGAGAGCTACACCGCGCGACCCAGGGCCCACGGACCGCGCGACCCGGTGGAGCAGGTCTTCCTCGGCCGCAACCCGATCACCGATCACTACGCGCTCCTGGCCGCGGAGCGCATCGCCCGCAGCTTGCCCCAGGTCGTCAGGGACGGAGGCGACAAGGACGCGCGCGCGGACATGTCCTATGGGTCCATGCTGGCCGGGCTCGCATTTTCCCACGCAGGCAACGCGGCTCCGCACGCTCTCCAGTACCCCATCGGCGCAGCCACCCACACACCGCACGGCCTGGGCGTCGGGCTGCTGCTGCCCTACGCGCTGGACGCGGCCAGGGATGCCATCGGCGACCGGTTGGCCGTCCTCGCCGCGGCGTGCGGGCTCGACGTGACCGGCGCCTCGGACGCCGAGGCCGCGGATGCGTTCCTCACCTGGCTCGACGGGCTCCTTGCCGACATCGGCATCCCTGCCACCTTGGCGGACATCGGCGTGGCACGCGCCGACCTCCCGCGCTTCGCGGAGATGGCCAGTGGCGTCACCCGCTTGATCCAGAACCATCCAGGCCCGACCGACACCGCCAGCCTGACCGCGATCCTCGAAGCGGCCTGGATCGGGGACCGGACCCGACACGTCCTGACTCAAGGAGCAGAGATGGTGACGGGAGTCGCCCGTTCCCAGGCCTGGCGCACGGCTGCGCGCCCACCAGGCCGGCCATCGGAGGGGTGACGGATCCCCAGGAGACCTCGGCCAGCGCCGGGCCCACGCTCGGGCGTCCCCATCACCTATTCGGGACGGAAGAGGGCGATGGCGCGGAAGACGGTCCGCATCAGCACCGTCATGACCGCGCGGCGGCAGGCCAGCTGTCCCGGCCCGGCGAGGTGCCGCCGGTCAGGCCGTGGCCGGCCATGCGCGGCACCAGCAGCCGGGCCAGCAGGTAGTGGGCGAGGTGGTTGACCGCGAACGTCAGCTCGTAGCCCTCGGCGCCGCGGGCCTCAGTGGTGGCGGTCTGCATGCCGGCGTTCAGGACCAGGATGTCGGTACGGGCGTCGCCGAGCCGCGCCGTCACCGCGCCGGCGAAGTGGCTGACGCCGGCGGGCGAGGCGAGATCGAGCGGCAGGACCTCGACACCGGTCAACAGCGTGAGCGCGGCCCGCTGGAATGGCAGCCCGCCGACGGCTGGGAGCCCCTGTGCGCCGCCCTCGATCTCCCCGGTCCCCGACGAGCCGTTCCCCACGAGAACACCCTGTCGCCGGGTCCTTACGGGCGAACGCGGATGATGGTCTTCCCCTTGGGCCGTTCAGCCGGGTTGAAGGCGGCGACGGCATCGTCGAGGGTGGCGATGTTGCCGATGTTCGTCCGCACTCGCCCGTCACGCACCCGCCGGGCGATCTCGCTCAGCTGGGAGCGATCGGGCACGACCACGAAGTCGACCGCCAGGCCGTCCGCGGGCCGCACCTCGGGCGGTCCCACGACGGACACCAGCGTTCCTCCGGCTCGAACCAGCCCCGCGGACCGCGCCCCGATGTCGCCCCCGAAGACATCGAACACCAGATCAACTCCGCCGACGTCCTCCAGGGCGTCGTTCTCGAGATCGACGAACTCCTGCGCGCCGAAGTCGAGCGCCGTCTCACGGCCGGCGGACCGTCCGGTGCCGATGACGTACGCGCCGGCCTCGCGGGCGAGCTGCGTCACCATCGAACCGACCGCCCCGGCCGCACCGTGCACCAGGACGCTCTGCCCCGCCCGGAGGCGGCCGTGCTCGAACAGCCCCTGCCACGCGGTCAGGCCCGGCATCACGACGCTCGCGCCCACCGCGAAGTCGACGTCGCCCGGCAGCGGCGCGAGGTTACGCGCCTCGACGACCGCGTACTCCGCCAGCGTGCCGTCGCGCGTCCAGTCCGTGAGACCGAACACCCGCTGGCCCACCGACAGCCCCGTCGTGCCATAACTGAGCGCGCTGACCACTCCGGCCACCTCGTGGCCGGGGATCGACGGTGTCCGGTCACGGCCGAGGCGGTCGGTCCAGGTCGAGGGCCACGAAAGCTCATCCCAGGTGAATCCGGACGCATGAACCTCAACGACGACATCGCCGTAGTTCGCGCCCGAGAGGCCGGCGAGCCAAGCCGCCTGCGGTTCGGGCCGCTCCACCAGCTTCATCCCAGCCGTTCCGGCGCCCCGGTCCGTCACCACGATCGCTTTCATGTGAAACCTCTCTCTGTACCGGCTCTCGCCGGCTCGACCAGCCGGCGACATCTTGTTGCGAGGAGAGCACCAAGCTCTCGTGATCGCGTCCCTCCGAGCCCCTACGGACGAACGCGGATGATCGTCTTTCCCCTGACCCGCCCGGTCGGGTTGAAGGCGGCGACGGCATCGTCAAGAGTCGCGACGTTTCCGATGACCGTACGCAGTCGTCCGTCCCGCACCCGCTGGACGATCTCCTCCAGTTGAGGGCGATCGGGCACGACCACGAAGTCGACCGCCAGGCCGTCGGCGGGACGCGCTTCGGGCGGCCCGGCAAGGGTCACCAGCGTTCCTCCGGCTCGAACCAGGCCCGCGGACCGGGTCCCGACGTCCCCGCCGATGACGTCGAACACCAGATCGACTCTGCCGACGTCTTCCAGGGTGTCGTTCTCGAGGTCGACGAACTCCTGCGCGCCGAAGTCGAGCGCCGGCTGCCGGTCGGCGGACCGTCCGGTGCCGATGACGTACGCGCCGGCCTCGCGGGCGAGCTGCGTCACCATCGAGCCGACTCCACCGGCCGCACCG
This window encodes:
- a CDS encoding DJ-1/PfpI family protein — protein: MPRALLLTGDAAEELDTMYPYYRVQEGGWDVDVSSRTMRDVQLVIHEFDPNSDAYVEKNGRKLPVDVPWAEVEVERYDALIIPGGRAPEWIRVDADVRRITEHFFARNLPIALVCHGAQVPAVYGLLKGRKTACFPPITGDMENAGATVIDAPDVVDGNLVSCRGWPDMPQFGRAMMEVFSKSISSASA
- a CDS encoding ABC transporter ATP-binding protein; this translates as MGTVAVHGLRKSFGKVQALDGVTLDVPDGSFFVVLGPSGAGKTTTLRAIAGLEKLDAGSVHLDGRDATGDAPAARDLAMVFQNYALYPRHTAYENIASPLRARRCASSEIAAAVEQMARLLHIERLLQRRPAQLSGGEMQRVALARALVRRPRAFLMDEPLTNLDLKLRVEMRTELTRIHRSLGATFVYVTNDQVEALSMADQVAVLKEGKVQQVGTPAEVYERPANQWVAGFVGSPPISLLACHAEGDRLVGAEGWTLPRPRWTTAEDGRPLLLGLRAEDLSVERRGDASLPGELYGLEPLGDRTVVDVRVGTQILKVKARTTVTGTPGERLQVTVDLDRAHLFDAGTGLALSETAR
- a CDS encoding GntR family transcriptional regulator yields the protein MDDEAMIAQRRGAMTGGTPPGRSRGRLADEVYDTLLGQMMSLRIEPGSRVTIDVLARELGVSQTPIRDALNRMEAEGLVVRVPHAGYRIPPQITRHRFEDMLEVRLLLEPAAARRSAERATLEQVAGLRRMLEEMAELEGGDGLMAYGAFGLRDAAFHDLIALSAENQVIREALARLHTHVHLFRLLHDTQVTHLAMAEHEEVLAAIAARDPDAAAYAMRRHILLSGERFRRLFDEVKDADGMEA
- a CDS encoding ABC transporter ATP-binding protein, with protein sequence MAGIEVTALHKRYPDGTVAVDQVDLSIGDGELFVMLGPSGCGKTTTLRAIAGLERQTTGDIRIGDTLVNDLPPAERDIAMVFQFYALYPHLRTRDNLAFPLRAEGLPKAEVRERVEEAARLMRLGPLLDRRPRRLSGGEQQRVALARALVRRPRAFLMDEPLTNLDAELRADMRTEIKHLQGEVGTTMVYVTHDQVEAMSLGHRIAILNKGRVEQIGTPLEVYDRPASLFCAAFIGSPPMNLIEVEVADGKLRGQGGLALTPPPGLPRDRRLVAGVRPEALEVTEPEAEGSVPARVVSAEWLGDEIIYVVDHGGRRDVRVRMPPTVRFAADAPVGLRHTGGTPAVYDVSTEELVA
- a CDS encoding carbohydrate ABC transporter permease, which gives rise to MSDSAPLTTGHPGQVASATPPAPARSRRLSDRGLAVAFTSPALLLLLTMSVFPLLWALYLSFTDYSATRGGPAQFLWFENYTAILTSPQVHQRALTTLIYVFGAVALQTVLGFAIAYLISRRTHGRGLLTTLFLVPMMLSPVVVGLFWRFMLDAQFGVINSMLGSLGLGQVEWLTRQRTALISLILVDTWQWTPFIMLIALAGLTAVPKYLYEAASIDRASEWFQFRTITLPLVWPLLLIAVLFRAIEAFRLFDLVYILTSGGPGVSTETLSFHVYKVAFLGFNTGTASAYGILMILVVIVLTQLYLRYLNKLKED
- a CDS encoding alpha/beta fold hydrolase gives rise to the protein MTALRTVTVDGSPVHVLESGTGPAVLMLHGSGPGTTGSGAWATTAQALGASWHLVAPDQAGFGRTPIPAGSRGGLRLWTEQAAGLMDALGAEHYAVVGHSMGGAVALALAASRPQQVTRVVAVSTMGAPGAPLSAELDAIWAAPAGPLGARDMLSRLVLDQALVTEPAVAARAAAMRAGAAAFASLFPPPRARWADDLALSAQTLAGIRAPVLLVHGAEDRVTPLGTAALPLLEHLADVRLHVLGRCGHVPAIEHPHDFRRLLSCFLARERGH
- a CDS encoding carbohydrate ABC transporter permease, with product MALSVDEAVSTGPARDHTPPARRFGGRGRSVLEVALLAVLAVVMLFPVLWMIETSIKENRDVYAIPAKFFDFKVTMDHFRDVFVASGGGRSTLSVSFLNSVVVAGVSTALATVLGVPAAWAYSRFAVKAKKDQLFFILSTRFMPPVVVVIPIFLMYRQVGLIDTKLGLILIYAAFNVPFTIWMMKGFVDEVPAEYEDAAMLDGYTRLQAFWRFTLPLLLPGIAATAVFALIFSWNEFVFAIFLTSSDDVRTAPPAIAGLIGGTTVDWGLVAAASVVFALPVLVFAYLVRKHLVAGVTLGAVRR
- a CDS encoding extracellular solute-binding protein yields the protein MLVATTVAACGGQDGSAPKAPATIPELTKDPLTLSFIWFDWPPAHALEAFANAEYTKERSNVTIKVKTVPNANWHDAMFTQFAARKTDFDIPILDSQHIGEAVTNGNILDITDFVKKNIDVKAYNPYLLAAYGQFPQAETGKRDENASLYGLPLLGDTWTMIYRKDLIGDKPPQTWDEMISVAEKCQADHPAVSGLAFHQANGSDAAAVTYNTVNGVYGGNLWDPKTRKIDGVLNDTAGQEAMDVLVNKMKPLTAKGSGNWFIDEVNAAVAQGKACIAFNWIAASGGLLDPKQSTLGTTREQILDKLGFATLPSQKTNLVPLGGMGMHVSAYSPTANQAEALNFMKWFEQADIQKKWAAAGGVPSRTDALESPEFLNAQPFNQVYTDSVPRMRDMWNVPEYARLVDIENTNVNAALNGAKTPKDALDDIAKEQQGVLNASSRKGGGGL